From the genome of Chelonoidis abingdonii isolate Lonesome George chromosome 13, CheloAbing_2.0, whole genome shotgun sequence:
CCATTACACTATGAGAGAATGATGAATATCAGAACTTGTGTCAAAATGGCAGCCGGTGCCTGGATCAGTGGGATTCTCTACTCTGTGCTACACACTGGGAACACATTTGCATTGGCCTTCTGTGGAGGCAACATGGtggatcagttcttctgtgagATCCCCCAGCTACTCAAGCTCGCATGCTTTGACTCATATCTCAGTGAAGTTGGGGTTCTTGCATTTAGTGTGTGTTTAGTCTTAGGCTGCTTTGTTTTTATCATTGTGTCGTATGCTCAGATCTTCAAATCAGTGCTGAGAATCCCCTCTGAGCAGGGCCGTCATAAAGCTTTCTCTACCTGCCTTCCTCACCTCACTGTGGTCTCCTTGTTTGTTTGCACTGGCATCTTTGCCTACCTGAaacccacctccagctccccatCTGCTCTGGATCTTGTGATGGCTGTTCTCTATTCTGTATTGCCACCAATCATGAATCCAATTATCtacagcatgaggaacaaggagatGAAAGCTGCCCTGAGGAGACTGACTGGGTGTAGGTAATTCACCAAGAATtaattttctgtctttctctAATAAAAGTTTCCTTATGTAGTATTTGTTCATTGAATGTCCATGATTTCCATGATGCCACATCTTGCACACAAAAAGGTCTTACACTTATCTCACTTGCACCAAtgcaaatccagaataactccgcTGATGTTACTGCCACTGATGTGATTTTCACCAGTGGAAAATATGGTCCAGTAGTGGAGTTAAATGGGTGTAAACTGTGCGCACGAGAGGAATCAGACTTTTATTCTGTGCTAAAACTGTACCCATTACATTACTTGGCCCCTTGTATCCATTCCATGGCCACAGAACACAGTGATGGGAGCTGTCTTGCTTGTTTGTGTGTATAAATCAGGAATGGCTTCGCTGGAACTAAAGGACTTAGACTGGAGTAAGACTGGGGTAGGTGAGAGAAAACATTTGGGGTAGATCCTCAAAATATccatgtaattccattgactatGGTTGCACTAAAGCAATTTGCAGCATCTGTGGATTGGACCTACCGCCTCCAATGGAGCTGTATATCCATTGCCACCAGCTGGGGACTGGGCCCACTGTCTTATAAATCACCACTTGTGGCGtaaccactagagggggacaaggAGCCAGACTGTGTTAGCCTAGCTCATGTGAACATTCGGGTGTATGAGAGATGGAGAGACTGGCTAGAAATTAAAGTGAGGTTTCTAACCACCAATGGGGTGTGGTTCTGGGGCAGCCTTCCAATAGGAATTGTGGGGGGCGAATGACTGAATTAGCTTGACGAGAGAGCTAGACACATGTCTGAGTGGGATGGTATGACGAGGCTGCTTGTGAtgttgggggcagggctcagcagccctggggctaaCATGCGGcatatgtcttatgttcctaaatgcTTATGCTTCACTGTTTCATCTGGCCACTggcagggatcaggaagagaTTATTCCCTGTGACCCAGTGTATttaggaaggtttttttttttaatctctgaagcatcaggcagcCCTGGCTTGAGTAGGGACATTGGGTGGATGTGCCAGGGCTGTGAGACAGCACTGAGcaattctctgtctctctctctctctctctctcggatgcccacatgttcagggtctaatGATCACCAtgttggggtcaggaagaaatttccccccagTCAGATTGGCTGGGAATTTGAGGAGGGGAATTGCTTTTCCCTGAAGTGTGTGGTGTGGGCCATTTGCAAGGATTTTCTGGGTGTATCTCAATCATTTCCCTTTCATTGTGTGGGCCTCGGGCATTGgtgtccctcagtctctcctattctctgccgGTGGCACAGAACTGTCTTGTTTCCTGAGGGCTGCaacactttggtctaatttcagttgttgggtttggtGTGCGGGTGCCGGATGGTGTTGCagtacagcaggtcagactggataatctggttgttccttctggccttgaactctatgaCTCTGTGACTTTACAGATGTGCATGGATGGGGTAGAGGAGAGGGGACCACACAGAGAATAAACTCCAGTAGGGTCTATAGTGCTGCATTATTACAACTGTCTGTGAGGCCCTCTCCTCCTGGCTGAGGGAGGTGACTCCAGCTCAGATGGAGCCCTTGACCTCTGCAGCTGTGCAGTGCTGCTGTATAAACCCCAGCCATGGGCAATGTGTGTTATGAGGCCCTTCTGTGCCCCACCTAGAGGATTGGAGGCTGTTCCAGTGGCTGTCAGGCAGCCTGATTGTTCAGCTCAAGCTGTAGAAGCTCGTACTTTGGGCCCTAGATGTCTCTGGTTGAGTCCCCCAGGTGCCACCCTAGATTAGATGGTGACTCTTGCATATGTGCAAGTGGCCTGAGAACTTATTCCTGCACTAATCAGAGGCTGATGTTGTCTACTAAGCTACCGCACAACAGCAGTGGGAGTGAGACCTAAGAGGGCAAGAATTCTTTAGTAAGAGAAGGGAAAGGTTTATTCTTGGATCATCTCAGACATGCCTATTCCTAGTTTCTCTGCACCATGGAGACCGAAAATGCATGGCAtgggcaggagtgtgtgtgttgctCTCAGCTGAGATTGGTAGAGATGGACAAAGTATCTTGTCATTAGGAAATGGTTTCCTCAACCTATTCGTGACAGATGCTGGTATGTCTTTAGCTGAGTTAAACAATCTGCCAAAGGCTTAGAAAAATATTTCCCAGCTCTTCCCGCAACTAGGTTGGCCACTGACGCATTCCCAGAATACCAGATCTGATGGATTGGATCAccgaaacccccttgggaactgccacctaTTGTGCCTGGACTACTTCTGATCCCGTCTTCCCtaccagcttgggacttcagtgacttgcatggtttgagccagacatccTTGaatgctacaaacacagacccaggccTGAGCCACATCCGCcaaaaagctgcaggcttaacagaaaacagcttaagaagtgttcctgtctccaacactcagatacccaactctgaatggagtccaaaccccaaataaatccattttaccctgtataaaattTATAAAGGATAAATTCATAAACTGTTCACCCTTTATaacgctgatagagagatatgcacagctgtttgccccttccctcggtattaatacatactctgggttaattaataagtcaaaagtgattttattaaagacaaatagtaggatttaagtggttccaagtaataacagacagaacaaagtgaattaccaaacaaaataaacaaaacacgcaagtctaagccctaatacagtaagaaagtgattccagatgaaatctcaccctcagagatgttccagtgagcttcttttacagactagcctccttctagtctgggtccagcaattactCACACTCCTGCGCGTACTATCCATTGTTcgagtttctttcaggtatcctatGGGGGTGAAGAGGCTATATCTTGAGCCAACTGAAGACAGAATGGAGGGTTTCCAGGGGTTTAAATGGaatttctcttgtgggtggaaaccccttctcctcccctatGCAGGGTCCAGCAGCAAGATGAAGTTTTGGattcacatgggcaagtcacatgtccatgaatgactCAGAACTTTACCAGACAATgccacattcccaggaaagctcaggtGTGGATTAGTGTCTCTCAGAGTTCATTGTCAGAGTAAGTGtctcttgattgggcacttactgagaatagtcttttctcaagaagctgaccagctgcttcactgaggctacttataATCAAACAactacatagccaatattcatatgTTCgaatacaaaatgatacatgcatgtaaATAAGATGAATATATCCAGCAGATAATAActtttgcagagatatgttacatggcacataaaaaaaaaacatattccaGTCCTGTCATATTTACACTtgtaagcatatttctataaagcattatggggtttATTATTTCTAGAAAGCAACATCACACCTGACATTCTGGTACTTCTGGGAAAACTGTGGCCCTACCTCTACCTCATGGCCCTTCCTGCCAGTGTGACCTTGCATGCGTCCCTCATCCATGATACTGGACAAAACCACGTCTGGTTTTCTCTCAGTACCAGACAGGGGACAAACCACAAAAAGGGTTTTATCCAGCCTAAAACAAATGAATAGCCAGCTACACACCATGCCCACCACTCCCAAACAGCTTCTGTGCagcttcctagacatttcctctACCAGGAATAAGTTCTAACAAACTGGATCTCCTGCATTCTGCCCCAGAGGCACTGGTGATGGGTATATTGTCCAACAGTGAACATTGTGGCTCCCTTCTGGAGTAGGGCCTAATGGCGTTAAAGGAGTCCTTGGGAACTTGACTCCTTAGGACTCTTAGAAAATTACAGCTCTATTCTTAGACCAACCTCCTGTCTTCTCCCTAGACATGATGACTTCAGGTTAGGTGTTTGTAGCAGGGAGCTtacactgctccagccctgaaaggCTTAAATCAGCCCTGGgcgaaggttg
Proteins encoded in this window:
- the LOC116829769 gene encoding olfactory receptor 14A16-like, coding for MSNRTTMTEFLLLGFSEVWELQILHFVVFLVIYLTALMGNLLIFMAIAFDHHLHTPMYFFLMNLSILDLGSISVTVPKSMANSFMNTKSISYAGCVAQVFFLLFLVVADFSLLTVMACDRYVAICQPLHYERMMNIRTCVKMAAGAWISGILYSVLHTGNTFALAFCGGNMVDQFFCEIPQLLKLACFDSYLSEVGVLAFSVCLVLGCFVFIIVSYAQIFKSVLRIPSEQGRHKAFSTCLPHLTVVSLFVCTGIFAYLKPTSSSPSALDLVMAVLYSVLPPIMNPIIYSMRNKEMKAALRRLTGCR